From Pelosinus fermentans DSM 17108, the proteins below share one genomic window:
- the nifH gene encoding nitrogenase iron protein — MRQIAIYGKGGIGKSTTTQNTVGALAEAGKHIMVVGCDPKADSTRLLLHGLCQKTVLDTLRDEGDDIDLDDILKPGYLGTMCVESGGPEPGVGCAGRGIITSINMLESLGAYTPDLDYVFYDVLGDVVCGGFAMPIREGKAEEIYIVASGELMALYAANNIAKGIQKYAVNGKVRLGGIICNSRKVDKEYELLKAFAEEIGSQLIYFVPRDNLVQRAEINKKTVVDFDPESGQADEYRALAKAIDSNTMFVIPKPMTQDRLEEIMMEHGFMDM, encoded by the coding sequence ATGAGACAGATTGCTATATATGGTAAAGGTGGTATTGGTAAATCCACCACTACTCAAAATACAGTGGGTGCTTTAGCGGAGGCTGGCAAGCACATTATGGTAGTAGGCTGTGATCCTAAGGCTGACTCCACTCGCTTATTACTTCATGGATTGTGTCAAAAAACAGTATTGGATACCTTACGTGATGAAGGCGACGATATTGATTTAGATGATATTTTAAAGCCTGGTTATCTCGGTACCATGTGCGTTGAATCAGGTGGTCCAGAGCCAGGTGTAGGCTGCGCCGGCCGTGGTATCATCACCTCTATTAATATGCTGGAATCCCTAGGTGCTTATACACCAGATCTTGATTATGTATTTTATGATGTACTGGGTGACGTTGTATGCGGTGGTTTTGCAATGCCGATTCGCGAAGGTAAAGCAGAAGAAATTTATATCGTTGCTTCTGGTGAATTGATGGCTCTTTATGCAGCGAATAACATTGCCAAAGGTATTCAAAAATACGCAGTAAACGGTAAAGTAAGACTTGGCGGCATTATTTGCAACAGCCGTAAAGTTGATAAAGAATATGAGTTATTAAAAGCTTTTGCTGAAGAAATTGGCTCTCAATTGATCTATTTCGTTCCTCGTGATAATCTGGTTCAACGTGCCGAAATTAATAAAAAGACAGTTGTTGACTTTGATCCGGAATCTGGACAGGCTGACGAGTACCGTGCATTAGCGAAAGCCATTGACAGTAATACGATGTTTGTTATTCCTAAACCAATGACACAAGACAGATTGGAAGAAATCATGATGGAACATGGGTTTATGGATATGTAG
- a CDS encoding BC1872 family protein, translating to MKDNGIGMKPGRDLDIEVAVKVMGFIWLKHLLQFSAELAVKWLGTTADVEQSGGVYVPLVKESEMVSLKLRENFDEAVPNYSTEIDAAQQVVEHMKGLGYTYISEKKLEQEQNRYYGSFVKDGRDIAASIGHSSEAEAIVKAALAALA from the coding sequence ATGAAGGATAATGGTATTGGCATGAAGCCAGGAAGGGATTTGGATATTGAAGTAGCAGTAAAGGTGATGGGTTTTATCTGGTTAAAACACCTGCTGCAATTTAGTGCAGAACTTGCTGTGAAATGGTTAGGGACAACAGCTGATGTGGAACAATCTGGTGGCGTATATGTCCCGTTAGTAAAAGAAAGCGAAATGGTGAGTTTGAAATTGCGAGAGAATTTTGATGAAGCTGTTCCGAACTATTCTACTGAAATAGACGCTGCCCAGCAGGTAGTAGAGCATATGAAGGGTTTGGGATATACATATATTTCTGAAAAGAAACTCGAGCAGGAGCAGAATCGATATTACGGCAGTTTTGTAAAAGACGGTAGAGATATTGCTGCCTCAATTGGTCATTCTTCAGAAGCAGAGGCCATAGTAAAAGCGGCGTTAGCAGCTTTAGCATAA
- the gudD gene encoding glucarate dehydratase has product MDQNKKENSSSAPIITEMQVIPVAGHDSMLLNLSGAHSPFFTRNIVILKDNAGNTGVGEVPGGERIRQTLEDARELVIGKSIGVYNNILNTVRQSFADRDSAGRGLQTFDLRIAIHVVTTLEAALLDLVGKFLGVPVAALLGQGQQRKEVEMLGYLFYVGDRTKTDLPYLSNQDAKNDWYRLRHEEALTPEAVVRLAEATHELYGFNDFKLKGGVLSGDQEIEAVTALAERFPKARITIDPNGAWSLDEAIRLCSNKHHVLAYAEDPCGAENGYSGREVMAEFRRATGLPTATNMIATDWRQMGHTIQLHSVDIPLADPHFWTMQGSVRVAQMCHEWGLTWGSHSNNHFDISLAMFTHVGAAAPGKIAALDTHWIWQEGQERLTKEPFKIVGGMVAVPDKPGLGVEVDMVQIEKAHKLYVENCLGARDDAMAMQYLIPNWKFDNKRPCLVR; this is encoded by the coding sequence ATGGATCAAAACAAGAAGGAAAACAGTTCGTCTGCGCCCATTATTACTGAAATGCAAGTGATTCCTGTTGCAGGCCACGATAGTATGCTCTTAAATCTCAGTGGTGCCCATAGTCCTTTTTTTACCCGGAATATCGTGATACTAAAAGACAATGCAGGTAACACAGGCGTTGGAGAGGTTCCAGGAGGGGAGCGCATTCGCCAGACATTAGAAGATGCGCGGGAGTTGGTCATTGGCAAATCGATTGGTGTTTACAACAATATTCTTAATACCGTGAGACAGAGTTTTGCAGACCGGGATTCTGCTGGACGAGGATTGCAAACTTTCGATTTGCGCATTGCCATTCATGTTGTCACGACCTTGGAAGCTGCACTACTGGATTTGGTGGGTAAATTTCTAGGCGTGCCCGTTGCCGCATTGCTTGGTCAAGGTCAGCAGCGCAAGGAAGTGGAAATGCTGGGGTATCTGTTCTACGTTGGCGACCGCACCAAAACCGATCTACCATATTTGAGTAATCAGGATGCAAAGAATGATTGGTACCGACTGCGCCATGAGGAGGCATTGACTCCGGAGGCTGTTGTCCGGCTGGCTGAAGCTACTCATGAGCTTTACGGTTTTAATGACTTTAAGCTAAAGGGCGGTGTGCTAAGCGGCGATCAAGAGATTGAAGCGGTTACGGCGTTGGCTGAGCGTTTCCCAAAAGCGCGTATTACCATTGATCCGAATGGTGCGTGGTCCTTGGACGAAGCAATTCGATTATGCAGCAATAAACATCACGTATTAGCTTATGCTGAAGATCCTTGTGGAGCTGAGAATGGGTATTCTGGGCGTGAAGTAATGGCTGAGTTTCGGAGGGCGACAGGGCTGCCGACTGCTACCAATATGATCGCTACTGATTGGCGTCAGATGGGGCATACTATTCAGTTACATTCGGTGGATATTCCTTTAGCTGATCCTCACTTCTGGACCATGCAAGGTTCAGTGCGAGTTGCCCAGATGTGTCATGAATGGGGATTAACCTGGGGCTCCCATTCGAATAATCACTTTGACATTTCTCTGGCAATGTTTACCCATGTGGGAGCCGCTGCGCCTGGAAAAATCGCAGCTCTAGATACTCACTGGATTTGGCAGGAAGGTCAGGAACGTTTGACTAAAGAGCCATTTAAAATAGTTGGTGGAATGGTAGCTGTTCCTGATAAGCCAGGTCTGGGAGTCGAAGTAGATATGGTGCAGATTGAGAAAGCACACAAACTCTATGTGGAGAATTGCTTAGGTGCACGGGATGATGCTATGGCGATGCAGTATCTGATTCCAAACTGGAAGTTTGATAATAAACGTCCTTGTCTGGTTCGCTAA
- a CDS encoding viroplasmin family protein: MSDKQKKVYAVRKGRKVGLFYSWPQCQEQIKGYSGAEYKSFKTEEEARAYVAGGVKVTVPPLVIEQPPDDMMLAYVDGSYNTATKEYSAGVVILWKGAEITFSQKDNDPELAGMRNVAGETMGAKIAMTYALEQGVRTVVIYHDYEGIEKWCTNAWEAKQEGTKKYKQYYDQVAKQLEVVFVKVKAHSGDKYNEQADQLAKAALQLI, encoded by the coding sequence ATGTCAGATAAACAAAAAAAAGTATATGCTGTCAGGAAAGGACGCAAAGTTGGTTTATTTTATTCCTGGCCTCAGTGCCAGGAACAAATCAAAGGGTATTCGGGAGCTGAATATAAGAGTTTTAAAACAGAGGAAGAGGCAAGAGCATATGTAGCAGGAGGAGTAAAGGTCACAGTGCCGCCCTTGGTGATCGAGCAGCCTCCTGATGATATGATGCTTGCCTATGTTGACGGCAGTTACAATACTGCAACCAAAGAATATTCTGCTGGGGTCGTAATATTGTGGAAAGGAGCAGAGATTACGTTTAGTCAGAAAGACAATGATCCGGAACTTGCTGGTATGCGCAATGTAGCGGGAGAAACCATGGGTGCCAAAATTGCTATGACTTATGCGTTAGAGCAAGGGGTGCGCACCGTTGTTATTTATCATGATTACGAAGGAATCGAAAAATGGTGTACCAATGCATGGGAGGCCAAGCAGGAAGGAACTAAGAAATATAAACAATATTATGATCAGGTCGCAAAGCAGTTGGAGGTTGTATTCGTAAAGGTAAAAGCTCATTCCGGTGACAAATATAATGAACAGGCGGACCAACTAGCAAAGGCTGCGCTACAATTAATATAA
- a CDS encoding P-II family nitrogen regulator: protein MLLIRAIIRPEKKDEVLAELSRAGFHAATVVDVVGRGKQKGIKISGIIYDEIPKALLMMAIRDEDKEEMVRLILKYAKTSEQGAYGDGKIFISSIEEAYTISSGIPSL, encoded by the coding sequence ATGTTATTAATTAGAGCCATTATCAGACCAGAGAAAAAGGATGAAGTATTGGCAGAATTATCAAGAGCTGGTTTCCATGCAGCAACAGTTGTGGATGTAGTCGGTCGCGGCAAGCAAAAAGGTATTAAAATATCAGGAATTATCTATGATGAAATTCCTAAAGCGTTGCTAATGATGGCGATCCGTGATGAAGATAAAGAAGAGATGGTTCGGTTGATCTTAAAATATGCAAAAACCAGCGAGCAAGGTGCTTATGGTGACGGTAAAATTTTCATAAGTTCCATTGAAGAAGCGTATACCATCTCTAGTGGAATCCCAAGTCTATAA
- a CDS encoding AEC family transporter: MIIFHTIESIFSIVLMIITGYVLTGKGWFNEEASQLFSRIITNVALPTYMIWNLMNTFNKDGLLHLATGLIVPYSSMLVCYAVGYAVSKLLRVKSNRQGTFRSMFFVSNTIFIGLPVNLALFGEQSVPYVLLYYIANTSLFWTIGASGIRNDGASGKDKVSAIEVIKKVFSPPLLGFLLAMALILCDISLPQFILDTCKYLGSMTTPLSMLFIGIAIYGVKLSNIKVSKDMIAILLGRFVISPLIVMAITYAMPLPLLMKKVFIIQAMLPVMTQTSIVAKSYQGDAEYAAIMTTVTTIASIVVIPVYMLIFQYYF; the protein is encoded by the coding sequence ATGATTATTTTTCACACAATTGAAAGTATCTTTAGCATTGTTTTAATGATTATTACAGGATATGTTCTTACAGGTAAAGGATGGTTTAATGAAGAGGCTTCTCAATTATTTTCCCGTATCATTACCAATGTAGCATTGCCTACTTATATGATATGGAATTTGATGAATACTTTTAATAAGGACGGGCTGCTGCATTTGGCGACTGGGTTAATTGTACCTTATTCTTCCATGTTGGTCTGTTATGCAGTTGGATATGCAGTGTCTAAGCTTTTGCGAGTAAAGTCTAACCGGCAGGGAACATTCAGATCCATGTTCTTTGTTTCAAATACTATTTTTATTGGTCTGCCAGTGAATTTGGCGTTGTTTGGCGAACAAAGTGTTCCTTATGTTTTGCTATATTATATTGCTAATACTTCTTTATTTTGGACTATTGGAGCAAGCGGCATTCGCAACGATGGTGCATCAGGTAAAGATAAGGTTTCTGCTATTGAGGTAATAAAAAAAGTGTTTTCTCCTCCTCTCTTAGGGTTCTTGCTGGCTATGGCCCTTATCTTATGTGATATCAGTTTGCCTCAATTTATTCTCGATACTTGTAAATATCTTGGGAGCATGACAACTCCTTTATCCATGCTTTTCATTGGCATTGCGATATATGGTGTAAAACTGAGTAATATAAAGGTCAGCAAGGATATGATTGCCATCCTTTTGGGACGGTTTGTGATTTCACCATTGATTGTCATGGCAATTACTTATGCAATGCCGCTTCCTCTCTTAATGAAGAAAGTATTTATTATTCAAGCCATGCTTCCGGTTATGACTCAGACTTCTATTGTGGCTAAATCCTACCAGGGAGATGCAGAGTATGCTGCGATCATGACGACGGTAACCACGATAGCGTCCATTGTGGTAATTCCAGTATATATGTTGATTTTTCAGTATTATTTTTAA
- the nifD gene encoding nitrogenase molybdenum-iron protein alpha chain, whose translation MGMNEAKLQEILDQYPAKVQKNRKKHIFIKRSDVESQQIEANTRTIPGIITNRGCAYAGCKGVVLGPIKDMVHIVHGPIGCGYYAWNTRRNKAKSDDPKQNFINYCISTDMQESDIVFGGEKKLSKVIDEVMEIFHPKAITLSATCPVGLIGDDMGAVAKAAEAKHGVQVLSFSCEGYKGVSQSAGHHIANNILMEKVIGTGDQEEAPAKFPINLLGEYNIGGDGWEVERILKEIGYHVVSVMTGDGSYEAIKNAHTAELNLVQCHRSINYIAEMLETKYGTPWLKVNFIGIQGTIESLRNMALYFDDKELTLKTEAVIASELARIEPIFDQYKKICEGKTAFCFVGGSRGHHFQNLFSELGIETLLAGYEFAHRDDYEGREVIPTIKTDADSKNIPHYTAEADEKRFRLKVSPEKLEELKAKIPLGEYKGMRFDMKDGSIIVDDLNHFETEEFIKVLKPDIFTSGIKDKYVIQKMGINSKQLHSYDYSGPYAGFNGAVKFAEDISMGFASPTWNFITPPWKNQPLLEGTVTEEGVA comes from the coding sequence ATGGGAATGAATGAAGCAAAACTTCAGGAAATATTAGACCAATATCCAGCTAAAGTGCAGAAAAATCGTAAAAAACATATATTCATTAAAAGATCGGATGTAGAAAGTCAGCAAATCGAAGCCAATACCCGGACCATTCCTGGTATTATTACCAATCGAGGCTGTGCGTATGCTGGTTGTAAGGGCGTTGTTCTAGGTCCGATTAAAGATATGGTGCATATTGTTCACGGACCGATCGGTTGTGGCTATTATGCGTGGAATACAAGACGAAATAAAGCAAAATCCGACGATCCAAAACAGAATTTTATCAATTACTGCATATCTACGGATATGCAAGAAAGTGATATCGTTTTTGGCGGTGAAAAGAAGCTCAGCAAGGTAATTGATGAAGTTATGGAAATTTTTCATCCTAAGGCAATTACCCTTTCTGCTACCTGCCCTGTAGGATTGATTGGTGATGATATGGGCGCTGTTGCTAAAGCGGCAGAAGCGAAGCATGGCGTGCAAGTACTGTCTTTTAGCTGTGAAGGCTATAAAGGGGTTAGCCAATCTGCAGGTCATCATATTGCCAATAACATTTTAATGGAAAAGGTAATTGGTACCGGAGACCAAGAAGAAGCTCCTGCGAAGTTCCCGATTAATCTTCTCGGGGAATATAACATTGGCGGCGACGGCTGGGAAGTAGAGCGTATCTTAAAAGAAATCGGCTACCATGTAGTATCGGTTATGACAGGGGATGGCTCTTATGAAGCAATTAAAAATGCTCATACTGCAGAACTTAACTTGGTGCAATGTCACCGTTCGATTAACTATATTGCTGAGATGTTAGAAACCAAATATGGTACACCTTGGCTTAAGGTTAACTTTATTGGTATTCAAGGGACAATCGAATCCTTGCGCAACATGGCTCTTTATTTTGATGACAAAGAACTGACCTTGAAGACAGAGGCGGTAATTGCTAGCGAATTGGCAAGAATTGAGCCGATATTTGACCAATATAAAAAGATTTGTGAAGGAAAAACAGCTTTTTGCTTTGTTGGCGGATCCCGGGGTCATCATTTCCAAAATTTATTTAGTGAACTAGGCATTGAGACCTTATTAGCAGGATATGAGTTTGCTCACCGGGATGATTATGAAGGGCGGGAAGTGATTCCTACAATCAAAACAGATGCAGATAGTAAAAACATTCCTCACTATACAGCAGAAGCTGATGAAAAACGCTTCCGTTTAAAAGTTTCACCAGAAAAATTGGAAGAACTAAAAGCTAAAATACCTTTAGGTGAATATAAAGGCATGCGCTTTGACATGAAAGATGGCAGCATCATTGTTGATGACTTAAATCATTTTGAAACAGAAGAATTTATAAAAGTACTGAAACCAGATATTTTCACTTCCGGAATCAAGGATAAATATGTCATTCAAAAAATGGGTATTAACTCGAAGCAATTACATTCCTATGATTACAGCGGACCGTATGCTGGTTTTAATGGTGCTGTTAAATTTGCTGAAGATATCAGCATGGGATTTGCCTCACCAACTTGGAATTTTATAACTCCACCATGGAAAAATCAACCTTTACTAGAAGGAACAGTAACTGAGGAAGGAGTGGCATAG
- a CDS encoding ABC transporter substrate-binding protein — translation MRKSGFKLVVVSLVVLVLAGMLTGCGDSASKDIKIGVLNEMTGGNATMGTSSANGAKMAIKEANEKGGILGKQIQAVIADNKSEPSESANAMTKLASQDKVVAVTGIFASSNAIATSSVAEATKVPFVAVGATNPKVTVDEASGKVKNYTFRVCFIDPFQGTVGANFALNTLHLNKAVILVDNSSDYSKGLSTFFKEAYIKGGGSILAEEAYLQKDQDFKTILTKIKAINAEIIYIPGYYEEVGKIVKQAREIGITVPILGGDGWDSPKLVEVGTSAALNNTYFTNHYSVDDTSATSQAFVEAYKKQYGQVPDAMAVLGYDAANIIIDAIKRANSLDPEKIREALAGTKDYPAITGSTTLNATHDAVKSVVIIEMKDGKQVFKATVKP, via the coding sequence ATGAGAAAATCGGGTTTTAAACTTGTGGTGGTATCTCTAGTGGTTTTAGTATTAGCAGGAATGTTGACAGGTTGTGGTGATTCTGCTTCCAAGGATATTAAAATTGGTGTTTTGAATGAAATGACTGGCGGTAATGCTACCATGGGTACCTCATCTGCCAATGGTGCCAAAATGGCAATTAAAGAGGCCAATGAGAAAGGCGGTATTCTTGGAAAGCAAATTCAGGCTGTGATTGCTGATAATAAAAGTGAACCTTCTGAGTCAGCCAACGCGATGACCAAGCTTGCATCTCAGGATAAAGTTGTAGCAGTAACGGGTATTTTTGCGAGCTCTAACGCAATTGCCACCTCTAGTGTGGCAGAGGCGACTAAAGTTCCCTTTGTTGCTGTAGGTGCGACAAACCCTAAGGTAACAGTGGATGAAGCAAGTGGTAAAGTTAAAAATTATACTTTCCGCGTGTGTTTTATCGATCCCTTTCAAGGCACAGTGGGTGCCAATTTTGCGTTGAACACGCTGCATTTGAATAAGGCTGTCATATTAGTAGATAACAGCAGTGATTATAGCAAAGGATTATCTACCTTCTTCAAAGAGGCCTATATAAAAGGCGGCGGGAGTATTTTAGCGGAAGAAGCGTATTTGCAGAAAGATCAGGATTTCAAGACCATCTTAACCAAAATAAAAGCGATAAATGCTGAAATTATTTATATTCCCGGCTATTATGAAGAAGTAGGAAAAATTGTGAAGCAAGCCCGAGAAATTGGTATTACGGTGCCAATACTAGGGGGAGACGGCTGGGACTCACCAAAACTAGTGGAGGTTGGAACTAGCGCAGCACTAAATAATACCTATTTTACCAACCATTATTCGGTGGATGATACCAGTGCTACTTCGCAAGCTTTTGTAGAAGCATATAAAAAACAATATGGCCAAGTGCCGGATGCGATGGCTGTACTAGGCTATGATGCGGCAAATATCATTATTGATGCCATTAAACGCGCCAATAGCCTTGATCCAGAAAAAATTCGTGAAGCCTTGGCTGGGACAAAAGACTATCCAGCAATAACAGGGAGCACAACATTAAATGCTACTCATGATGCAGTAAAAAGTGTTGTAATTATTGAAATGAAAGATGGCAAACAAGTGTTTAAAGCAACTGTTAAACCTTAG
- the nifK gene encoding nitrogenase molybdenum-iron protein subunit beta: MLDCTPKDITERKSGGIINPAKTCQPIGAMYAALGIHKCLPHSHGSQGCCSYHRMHLTRHFRDPVMASTSCFTEGSSVFGGGANLKASIQNVFHIYKPDVMAIHTTCLTETIGDDVSSIIKTAEVAEGKLVIHANTPSYVGSHITGFSNMTKAMVSYLAESTSPEKKEQANIIPGFVNPGDMREIKRLVESMGIEYIMFPDTSGVVDSPMTGEFEMYPEGGTTVEQLKDTGNSQITLALGRFASSDPADLLNKEYKVPVATLKTPIGIKATDALLMTLRNSFAREIPKELEIERGQLVDIMTDTHFHFHGKTVAIFGDPDIVTGLTEFVLSLGMVPLHVLTGTPGGSSNSAAGSFEDDINSMLKGAGIEANVKSAGDLFTLHQWIKNQPVDLLIGNTYGKYIARAEDVPFMRVGFPILDRSVHSYLPIVGYHGAMRLIEMISNALLDRADRDAKDEDFELVM; this comes from the coding sequence ATGTTAGATTGTACACCAAAAGATATAACCGAACGCAAAAGCGGCGGTATTATTAACCCAGCGAAAACTTGTCAGCCAATTGGCGCTATGTATGCTGCTCTGGGGATTCACAAATGCTTGCCCCATAGTCATGGATCACAAGGATGCTGCTCTTATCATCGGATGCATTTAACCCGTCATTTTCGTGATCCGGTTATGGCTTCCACTAGCTGCTTTACAGAAGGGTCATCGGTTTTTGGCGGCGGCGCTAACTTAAAAGCATCCATACAAAATGTGTTTCACATCTATAAGCCGGATGTTATGGCGATACACACCACTTGTTTAACGGAGACCATTGGCGATGATGTTTCCAGTATTATTAAAACAGCGGAAGTGGCTGAGGGGAAACTGGTGATTCATGCGAACACTCCCAGTTATGTAGGCTCCCATATCACAGGTTTCTCCAATATGACAAAAGCAATGGTTAGCTATTTAGCAGAAAGTACGTCGCCAGAGAAAAAAGAACAAGCCAATATTATTCCTGGCTTCGTGAATCCTGGAGATATGCGGGAAATAAAACGTCTGGTAGAAAGTATGGGCATTGAATATATTATGTTCCCTGATACATCAGGGGTTGTGGATTCACCGATGACAGGAGAATTTGAGATGTATCCTGAGGGCGGTACAACAGTAGAACAGTTAAAGGATACAGGAAATTCCCAAATCACCCTGGCCCTTGGTCGATTTGCCTCTAGTGATCCCGCTGATCTTTTAAACAAAGAATACAAAGTTCCTGTAGCTACCCTTAAAACTCCCATTGGAATCAAAGCTACGGATGCATTATTAATGACCTTGCGTAATAGCTTTGCCCGGGAAATTCCAAAAGAACTAGAAATAGAAAGAGGTCAGCTGGTTGATATTATGACCGACACGCATTTCCATTTTCATGGAAAAACCGTAGCGATCTTTGGTGATCCAGATATTGTAACGGGCTTAACGGAGTTTGTATTAAGCTTAGGAATGGTTCCTCTTCATGTGCTGACGGGTACGCCAGGCGGTTCGTCCAATTCTGCAGCAGGAAGCTTTGAAGATGATATTAACAGTATGCTGAAAGGTGCTGGAATTGAGGCCAATGTGAAGAGTGCGGGAGATTTATTTACCTTGCACCAATGGATTAAAAATCAGCCTGTAGATCTATTGATTGGCAATACCTATGGAAAATATATTGCCCGGGCGGAAGATGTTCCTTTTATGCGAGTTGGATTCCCGATTTTAGACAGAAGTGTTCATTCTTACTTGCCGATTGTTGGGTATCATGGTGCCATGAGACTGATTGAGATGATTAGTAACGCCCTGTTAGACAGAGCAGACAGAGATGCCAAAGATGAAGACTTTGAATTGGTAATGTAG
- the dapA gene encoding 4-hydroxy-tetrahydrodipicolinate synthase translates to MKPIKNKAGFAPSGIIPAVITPLTAEEKFNEKAMRKLVNYLINGGVHGLFITGTTGEFYGLTPEEKREIIQVTMDEVQGRVPVYAGTNGITTRESIMLTQLAEECKVDAVSVLTPMFVTPNQEQLYKHYKDIAASTSLPVILYNNPPKTGVNLAPATVAKLAEIPNIVSIKDSSGDLTLTAEYIRLTQGREDFSVLMGRDTLIYGALLYGATGSIASCANVAPRLCADIYEKYIAGDLEGSLKAQFALAPLRIAFSIGTFPAVIKESLILLGIEAGPCMDPAGAMTHSEREQLSKVLIEMGLLK, encoded by the coding sequence ATGAAGCCAATTAAAAATAAAGCAGGATTTGCGCCAAGTGGAATCATTCCAGCGGTGATAACCCCTCTTACTGCAGAAGAAAAATTTAACGAAAAAGCCATGCGGAAGCTGGTCAATTATCTAATTAATGGTGGCGTTCATGGATTATTTATAACCGGGACAACCGGGGAATTTTATGGTCTAACTCCTGAAGAAAAGAGGGAAATCATTCAGGTTACCATGGATGAAGTACAAGGCAGAGTTCCCGTCTATGCGGGAACTAACGGAATCACCACTCGGGAGAGTATCATGCTGACTCAATTAGCGGAAGAATGTAAAGTGGATGCCGTATCAGTTTTAACACCGATGTTTGTTACTCCTAACCAAGAGCAGCTCTATAAACACTATAAAGATATTGCGGCAAGCACATCTCTTCCTGTCATACTCTATAACAATCCACCTAAAACAGGTGTGAATCTTGCGCCTGCCACAGTAGCAAAGCTGGCCGAAATACCAAATATCGTGAGCATCAAGGATTCCAGCGGTGATTTGACTTTGACCGCTGAATATATCCGTTTGACCCAAGGCAGAGAGGATTTCTCTGTTCTCATGGGAAGGGATACTCTGATCTATGGAGCACTTTTATATGGTGCTACTGGTTCCATTGCATCTTGCGCCAATGTGGCACCAAGACTGTGCGCGGACATCTATGAAAAATATATAGCAGGCGATCTAGAAGGATCACTCAAAGCTCAGTTTGCCTTAGCACCTTTGCGAATTGCCTTTTCGATTGGTACTTTTCCTGCTGTGATTAAAGAGTCACTTATCTTATTGGGGATTGAAGCCGGACCATGCATGGACCCAGCTGGGGCGATGACCCATAGTGAAAGAGAGCAGCTTTCTAAGGTGTTAATAGAGATGGGACTGTTAAAATAA
- a CDS encoding P-II family nitrogen regulator: MKEILAIVRMNKTGATKKALVEAGVAGFTAFKVEGRGKIVSNPTLILERKKELLLMAGEDQTGEAEKLITDFLVGTSLFPRRLFTILAHDEDVAKIVEAIIQANKTCNNVGDGKIFVLPVMDAIRVRTGETGESAV; encoded by the coding sequence ATGAAAGAAATTCTCGCCATAGTGCGTATGAATAAAACAGGCGCTACTAAAAAAGCCTTAGTGGAAGCTGGCGTAGCTGGTTTTACTGCTTTTAAAGTAGAAGGCCGCGGTAAAATAGTAAGCAACCCAACATTAATTTTGGAAAGAAAAAAAGAACTCCTTCTTATGGCTGGAGAGGATCAAACAGGGGAAGCAGAGAAACTCATTACTGATTTTTTAGTGGGTACCAGTTTGTTCCCTCGAAGATTATTTACCATTCTTGCTCATGATGAGGATGTGGCGAAGATTGTAGAGGCAATCATTCAGGCGAATAAGACTTGTAATAACGTTGGTGACGGTAAGATTTTTGTTTTACCAGTAATGGATGCCATTCGGGTTCGTACTGGAGAAACAGGAGAAAGTGCAGTATAA